CACCTTGTTCGTAGAGACCGTGGGGGTGGGGCAATCCGAAACAAGCGTCGTGGATCTGGTGGACGTGGTGCTCGTGCTAGTGCTCACCGGCGCCGGTGACACCCTTCAAGGCATGAAACGGGGGATTTTGGAAATCGCCGACGTACTCGTGGTCCACAAAGCCGATGGCGAAAACGCCGCACCGGCGCGCGCGCATGCACGGGAAGTGCAGCAAGCGCTCCACCTGTTCCAATCGTCCCGGTCGGACTGGCAGCCGGCGGCCGTCGCCGCGTCGTCGGTATCCGGCGAAGGGCTGGATGTTATCGAGGCCACGATCGAGACATTCCTTGCGCAGCAACGCGCCGGGGGCCACCTGGCCACCGAGCGGGTACGACAGGCCGTGACGTGGCTACACGAGCGGATCGCAGACAGCGTGCAGCGCCGTTGGCGCGAAAACGAACAGTTCCGCGTCCGCCTGGTCGCGCTCGAAGCCGATGTCCGAGCCGGCCGACGCTCACCCGCTTCGGCCGCGCTGGAGGCGTTGGGACAATAGGTTGCAGGTTGGCAGGAAATGAACCTGCAACCTGTAACCTGCCAACTTGTAACCTGCCAACTTGTAACCTGCCAACTTGTA
The DNA window shown above is from Rhodothermales bacterium and carries:
- a CDS encoding methylmalonyl Co-A mutase-associated GTPase MeaB, with the translated sequence TLFVETVGVGQSETSVVDLVDVVLVLVLTGAGDTLQGMKRGILEIADVLVVHKADGENAAPARAHAREVQQALHLFQSSRSDWQPAAVAASSVSGEGLDVIEATIETFLAQQRAGGHLATERVRQAVTWLHERIADSVQRRWRENEQFRVRLVALEADVRAGRRSPASAALEALGQ